Proteins found in one Abyssibius alkaniclasticus genomic segment:
- the radA gene encoding DNA repair protein RadA, with protein sequence MAKISTSFSCNECGASYAKWAGKCDACGAWNSITEDVPLSTGPAKVALGARRGASVRLTDLAGSEPTPPRVQSGNGELDRVLGGGLVRASAILLGGDPGIGKSTLLLQAAAAFAKAGQKCIYISGEEATAQIRMRAARLGLADAPMQLAADSNLRNILTTLDAEKPNLVIIDSIQTMWADNVDSAPGSVSQVRAACHELVAYAKRSGASVVLVGHVTKDGQIAGPRVVEHMVDTVLYFEGERDHQFRILRAVKNRFGPADEIGVFEMTGAGLAEVANPSALFLSARDAQATGAVVFAGIEGSRPLLCEMQALVAASPLATPRRSVVGWDAGRLAMILAVLDARCGIGFGGMDVYLNVAGGLRISEPAADLAVAAALISARQDHAIAPDTVIFGEISLSGALRPVSQPDSRLKEAEKLGFMTAITPSRVKLAAESGITVQKFDDLAGFIDQVFGVIET encoded by the coding sequence TTGGCTAAGATATCCACCAGCTTTTCGTGCAACGAATGCGGCGCAAGCTATGCCAAATGGGCCGGCAAATGCGATGCCTGTGGCGCGTGGAATTCCATAACCGAAGATGTGCCGCTGTCCACCGGCCCCGCCAAGGTGGCGCTGGGGGCCAGGCGCGGCGCAAGCGTGCGGCTGACCGATCTGGCGGGCAGCGAGCCGACCCCGCCGCGCGTGCAATCGGGCAATGGCGAGCTGGACCGCGTTCTGGGCGGCGGGCTGGTGCGCGCCAGCGCCATTCTGCTGGGCGGCGACCCCGGCATCGGCAAATCGACCCTGCTGCTGCAAGCCGCCGCCGCCTTTGCCAAGGCCGGGCAGAAATGCATTTACATTTCGGGCGAAGAGGCCACGGCGCAAATCCGGATGCGGGCCGCGCGGCTGGGCCTTGCTGACGCGCCCATGCAACTGGCCGCCGACAGCAACCTGCGCAATATCCTGACCACGCTTGACGCTGAAAAGCCAAACCTGGTGATCATCGATTCCATCCAGACCATGTGGGCCGACAATGTGGATAGCGCCCCCGGTTCCGTCAGCCAGGTGCGCGCCGCCTGCCACGAGCTTGTCGCCTATGCCAAACGCTCGGGCGCTTCGGTGGTGCTGGTCGGCCATGTCACCAAGGACGGGCAGATCGCCGGGCCGCGCGTGGTTGAACATATGGTTGATACCGTGCTGTATTTTGAGGGCGAGCGCGACCATCAGTTCCGCATTCTGCGCGCCGTGAAAAACCGCTTCGGCCCCGCCGATGAAATTGGCGTGTTCGAGATGACGGGCGCGGGGCTGGCCGAAGTCGCCAACCCCTCGGCGCTGTTTTTGAGCGCGCGCGATGCCCAGGCCACGGGGGCGGTGGTGTTTGCCGGCATCGAAGGCTCGCGCCCGCTATTGTGCGAAATGCAGGCGCTGGTCGCAGCTTCGCCGCTGGCCACACCGCGCCGCTCGGTTGTCGGCTGGGATGCGGGGCGGCTGGCGATGATCCTTGCCGTGCTGGATGCGCGCTGCGGCATCGGCTTTGGCGGCATGGATGTTTATCTGAACGTGGCGGGCGGTTTGCGGATATCGGAACCCGCCGCCGACCTTGCCGTGGCGGCGGCGCTCATCTCGGCGCGGCAAGACCACGCGATTGCGCCGGATACGGTGATTTTTGGAGAAATTTCGCTTTCGGGCGCGCTGCGCCCGGTGAGCCAGCCCGATTCGCGGCTTAAAGAGGCAGAAAAGTTGGGTTTTATGACGGCAATTACACCTTCACGGGTGAAGCTTGCTGCCGAATCGGGCATAACAGTGCAGAAGTTCGACGACCTCGCTGGATTTATTGACCAGGTCTTTGGTGTGATCGAAACTTAA